The following proteins are co-located in the Carassius auratus strain Wakin chromosome 7, ASM336829v1, whole genome shotgun sequence genome:
- the LOC113105546 gene encoding transcription factor E2F8 isoform X1 — translation MLSPRMYNAVKKRWKMSSTLSEGQKLTRTPLRSPFKERSENDKGHVFVEPQTPLKNLSKASEAALLESHKNMGPLTTPTKGLEAPSSDPWTPTSNLKMLISAASPEIRNREKERAVDSGESENSQVSIEEPEQGEEVEKLQTSRKDKSLGLLCYKFLARYPNYPNPALNNDISLDDVATELNVERRRIYDIMNVLESLNMVSRLAKNRYTWHGRVKLAQTLAMLKRAGRENRYDQLMQQIRHRSLEREEREFDSDGEEKENEETSGFDMDGAELSGADPKAASASSRKDKSLRVMSQKFVMLFLVSSPPVVSLEIAAKILIGEDHVVDQDKNKFKTKIRRLYDIANVLSSLELIKKVHVTEDRGRKPAFKWTGPEDLPSPKDLGTSTSTAASRPLESRSSVDNCAKNLFSSPGTKRGFTRHHSLVKLVKSIQDDRRKINSAPSSPVKMTGESANGEFYTNKMAHLAAICKKQLDEQSTGHRVQSKNEVTDALNGSTSQVSESPESTSASNHQSHGPLRMQIPVLPTGAIPYLSSKCSPVIPVLIPQQQAGGTYAVYMHPTSLRPQPTSLAVRSMTFESPGNANTKTSPAATASSNQTNQPSSHGKEPTSPSTLKRACGEKSLAGSPSKLQRIEPKSDSPKLCEILQARLKAHRGSFASSRPSPRALHLEFPKPSESQPASLITSTAPLEHSVETFLEEKEKVQTSDSEAGLTPVRPPPSQAQKLSVQDMVLPSGPIHAETLIPAGFLIPISQQSIVNFRDPQYSTGESSRASTPTYNVYHTPTAGSRHPLPQEVTPTRLPLHRIPSLSPFPSQGHRIHSPSPAILNFTLQNLGLIPGTSTPSSTPEQTSTLPSPHPGLPPQSMIFVKPISPAQALQPASINGQPVTLISIPQPLVTTPKGACQHLQQSFFHTPVSFSTVTNTTAPRNIYIPQRKLDVSPEDS, via the exons ATGTTGTCTCCAAGAATGTATAATGCTGTAAAGAAACG GTGGAAAATGTCCAGTACATTATCAGAAGGTCAAAAGCTAACCAGGACACCTTTAAGAAGTCCGTTCAAGGAAAGATCAGAAAATGACAAG gggcatgtttttgtggagCCACAAACACCACTAAAAAACTTGAGTAAGGCTTCAGAAGCTGCGTTACTGGAGAGCCATAAGAACATGGGGCCCCTGACTACACCTACTAAGGGCCTCGAGGCACCGTCAAGCGATCCCTGGACACCGACCTCCAACCTGAAGATGCTCATCAGTGCGGCCAGTCCTGAGATTCGCAACCGCGAGAAAGAGCGAGCCGTAGACAGCGGCGAATCGGAAAACTCCCAGGTATCAATAGAG GAGCCTGAACAAGGGGAAGAAGTAGAAAAGCTCCAGACAAGCCGTAAAGACAAAAGCCTGGGTTTGCTGTGTTACAAATTTCTCGCAAGGTACCCGAACTACCCCAATCCTGCGTTAAACAACGACATCAGCCTCGACGATGTGGCGACAGAGCTGA ATGTGGAGCGGCGTCGCATCTACGACATCATGAACGTTCTCGAGAGCCTAAACATGGTCAGCCGACTTGCTAAGAACCGCTACACGTGGCATGGCCGAGTGAAACTTGCACAGACACTCGCCATGCTGAAACGGGCCGGCAGAGAGAACCGCTACGACCAGCTGATGCAGCAGATCCGTCATAGAAGCCTAGAGCGAGAAGAGAGAGAGTTTGACTCGGACGGAGAGGAGAAGGAGAATGAAGAAACATCAGGTTTTGATATGGATGGAGCAGAGCTTTCGGGAGCAGATCCTAAAGCAG CTTCGGCCAGCAGTCGTAAAGACAAATCTCTGAGAGTGATGAGTCAGAAGTTCGTCATGTTGTTCCTGGTGTCCAGCCCTCCTGTGGTCAGTCTCGAAATAGCTGCCAAGATCCTCATCGGTGAAGATCACGTTGTGGATCAGGACAAAAACAAGTTTAAAA CTAAGATCCGCAGACTTTATGACATTGCAAATGTTTTGAGCAGCCTAGAGCTGATAAAGAAAGTGCATGTGACTGAAGATAGAGGAAGAAAGCCTGCTTTCAAGTGGACTGGGCCAGAAGACTTGCCATCTCCAAAGG ATCTGGGGACCTCAACTTCAACAGCAGCATCACGGCCTCTGGAGTCCCGTTCCTCTGTTGACAACTGTGCCAAAAATCTCTTTTCCTCACCCGGAACAAAGCGAGGTTTTACTCGACATCATTCCTTAGTCAAGCTGGTCAAGAGCATACAAGATGACCGCAGAAAAATCAACTCTGCTCCTTCTAGTCCAGTTAAAATGACAG GTGAATCTGCAAACGGTGAGTTCTACACAAACAAAATGGCTCACCTGGCTGCTATCTGCAAAAAGCAACTAGATGAACAATCAAC GGGCCATCGGGTTCAGTCTAAGAATGAGGTGACAGATGCTCTGAATGGAAGCACTTCACAAGTGTCCGAATCACCTGAATCCACGTCTGCTAGCAATCATCAGTCTCATGGGCCTTTGCGAATGCAGATCCCAGTTCTTCCCACAGGGGCGATTCCTTACCTTTCTAGCAAGTGCTCCCCGGTCATCCCGGTTCTGATACCCCAGCAGCAGGCAGGCGGGACATATGCTGTTTACATGCACCCCACTTCTCTCAGACCACAGCCCACTAGCCTAGCAGTGCGTTCAATGACATTTGAGAGCCCAGGAAATGCAAACACAAAGACATCACCAGCTGCCACAGCAAGCAGTAATCAAACCAACCAACCATCATCACACGGAAAAGAGCCGACAAGTCCTTCAACCCTTAAACGAGCGTGTGGAGAAAAGAGCTTAGCAGGAAGTCCATCTAAACTGCAGCGGATAGAGCCAAAG AGTGATTCACCAAAGCTGTGTGAGATTCTGCAAGCTCGTCTAAAGGCTCACAGAGGCTCTTTTGCCTCCAGCCGGCCTTCCCCAAGAGCCCTGCACCTGGAGTTCCCCAAACCCTCTGAGAGCCAGCCTGCCTCACTAATCACCAGCACAGCGCCTCTGGAGCACAGTGTGGAGACCTTCCTGGAGGAGAAGGAGAAGGTTCAGACCTCAGACAGTGAGGCCGGACTGACGCCTGTCAGACCACCACCATCACAGGCCCAGAAGCTAAGCGTTCAGGACATGGTGCTGCCCTCTGGACCCATACATGCAGAG ACTTTGATCCCCGCAGGTTTTTTGATTCCGATCTCCCAGCAGTCTATTGTGAACTTCAGAGATCCACAATACTCCACTGGAGAAAGCTCCAGAGCCTCCACACCAACATACAACGTCTATCACACCCCAACTGCAG GTTCCAGACATCCTCTTCCTCAAGAAGTCACCCCCACCCGGCTCCCTCTCCACCGGATACCGTCTCTCTCTCCCTTCCCTTCTCAAGGGCATCGCATCCACAGCCCCAGTCCTGCCATTCTCAACTTCACCTTACAGAACCTGGGCCTTATCCCCGGCACCAGCACACCAAGCTCCACTCCTGAGCAGACCAGCACACTTCCATCTCCCCACCCGGGGCTCCCTCCACAGAGCATGATCTTTGTGAAGCCCATCTCACCTGCTCAAGCTCTGCAGCCGGCCTCCATAAACGGCCAGCCCGTAACACTCATCAGTATACCACAG CCTTTGGTAACCACACCTAAAGGGGCCTGTCAACACCTCCAGCAGAGTTTCTTCCACACGCCCGTCTCCTTCTCTACTGTGACCAACACCACGGCTCCCAGAAACATCTACATCCCTCAGAGAAAGCTTGATGTGAGTCCAGAGGACAGCTAA
- the LOC113105548 gene encoding cysteine and glycine-rich protein 3-like, whose product MPNWGGGAKCGACEKTVYHAEEIQCNSRSFHKTCFICMACRKGLDSTTVAAHESEIYCKSCYGKKYGPKGYGYGQGAGALSSDPVNNEELQPQESKAPRPASANSNPKFAQKFGSTDRCPRCSKAVYAAEKVMGAGKAWHKTCFRCLLCGKSLESTTVTDKDGELYCKVCYAKNFGPKGRGLGNLGVVEEND is encoded by the exons ATGCCCAACTGGGGAGGAGGAGCCAAGTGTGGGGCCTGTGAGAAGACGGTTTACCATGCCGAGGAGATCCAGTGCAATAGCCGGAGCTTCCACAAAACCTGCTTCATCTGCA TGGCTTGTCGTAAAGGTTTGGACAGCACTACAGTTGCAGCACACGAGTCTGAAATTTACTGCAAATCCTGTTATGGCAAGAAATATGGTCCAAAGGGTTATGGGTACGGCCAGGGTGCCGGAGCGTTGAGTTCTGACCCCGTCAATAATGAAGAACTTCAGCCTCAAGA GTCCAAAGCTCCCCGTCCTGCATCTGCTAACTCAAACCCAAAGTTTGCACAGAAGTTTGGGAGCACAGATCGCTGTCCTCGCTGCTCTAAAGCCGTTTATGCAGCAGAGAAAGTCATGGGCGCTGGAAAG GCCTGGCACAAAACCTGCTTCCGCTGTTTATTGTGTGGGAAGAGCCTGGAATCCACCACGGTGACGGATAAAGATGGAGAGCTCTATTGTAAAG tttgctATGCCAAAAACTTCGGTCCAAAGGGGCGTGGCCTGGGGAACCTGGGTGTGGTTGAGGAGAATGATTGA
- the LOC113105546 gene encoding transcription factor E2F8 isoform X2: protein MSSTLSEGQKLTRTPLRSPFKERSENDKGHVFVEPQTPLKNLSKASEAALLESHKNMGPLTTPTKGLEAPSSDPWTPTSNLKMLISAASPEIRNREKERAVDSGESENSQVSIEEPEQGEEVEKLQTSRKDKSLGLLCYKFLARYPNYPNPALNNDISLDDVATELNVERRRIYDIMNVLESLNMVSRLAKNRYTWHGRVKLAQTLAMLKRAGRENRYDQLMQQIRHRSLEREEREFDSDGEEKENEETSGFDMDGAELSGADPKAASASSRKDKSLRVMSQKFVMLFLVSSPPVVSLEIAAKILIGEDHVVDQDKNKFKTKIRRLYDIANVLSSLELIKKVHVTEDRGRKPAFKWTGPEDLPSPKDLGTSTSTAASRPLESRSSVDNCAKNLFSSPGTKRGFTRHHSLVKLVKSIQDDRRKINSAPSSPVKMTGESANGEFYTNKMAHLAAICKKQLDEQSTGHRVQSKNEVTDALNGSTSQVSESPESTSASNHQSHGPLRMQIPVLPTGAIPYLSSKCSPVIPVLIPQQQAGGTYAVYMHPTSLRPQPTSLAVRSMTFESPGNANTKTSPAATASSNQTNQPSSHGKEPTSPSTLKRACGEKSLAGSPSKLQRIEPKSDSPKLCEILQARLKAHRGSFASSRPSPRALHLEFPKPSESQPASLITSTAPLEHSVETFLEEKEKVQTSDSEAGLTPVRPPPSQAQKLSVQDMVLPSGPIHAETLIPAGFLIPISQQSIVNFRDPQYSTGESSRASTPTYNVYHTPTAGSRHPLPQEVTPTRLPLHRIPSLSPFPSQGHRIHSPSPAILNFTLQNLGLIPGTSTPSSTPEQTSTLPSPHPGLPPQSMIFVKPISPAQALQPASINGQPVTLISIPQPLVTTPKGACQHLQQSFFHTPVSFSTVTNTTAPRNIYIPQRKLDVSPEDS from the exons ATGTCCAGTACATTATCAGAAGGTCAAAAGCTAACCAGGACACCTTTAAGAAGTCCGTTCAAGGAAAGATCAGAAAATGACAAG gggcatgtttttgtggagCCACAAACACCACTAAAAAACTTGAGTAAGGCTTCAGAAGCTGCGTTACTGGAGAGCCATAAGAACATGGGGCCCCTGACTACACCTACTAAGGGCCTCGAGGCACCGTCAAGCGATCCCTGGACACCGACCTCCAACCTGAAGATGCTCATCAGTGCGGCCAGTCCTGAGATTCGCAACCGCGAGAAAGAGCGAGCCGTAGACAGCGGCGAATCGGAAAACTCCCAGGTATCAATAGAG GAGCCTGAACAAGGGGAAGAAGTAGAAAAGCTCCAGACAAGCCGTAAAGACAAAAGCCTGGGTTTGCTGTGTTACAAATTTCTCGCAAGGTACCCGAACTACCCCAATCCTGCGTTAAACAACGACATCAGCCTCGACGATGTGGCGACAGAGCTGA ATGTGGAGCGGCGTCGCATCTACGACATCATGAACGTTCTCGAGAGCCTAAACATGGTCAGCCGACTTGCTAAGAACCGCTACACGTGGCATGGCCGAGTGAAACTTGCACAGACACTCGCCATGCTGAAACGGGCCGGCAGAGAGAACCGCTACGACCAGCTGATGCAGCAGATCCGTCATAGAAGCCTAGAGCGAGAAGAGAGAGAGTTTGACTCGGACGGAGAGGAGAAGGAGAATGAAGAAACATCAGGTTTTGATATGGATGGAGCAGAGCTTTCGGGAGCAGATCCTAAAGCAG CTTCGGCCAGCAGTCGTAAAGACAAATCTCTGAGAGTGATGAGTCAGAAGTTCGTCATGTTGTTCCTGGTGTCCAGCCCTCCTGTGGTCAGTCTCGAAATAGCTGCCAAGATCCTCATCGGTGAAGATCACGTTGTGGATCAGGACAAAAACAAGTTTAAAA CTAAGATCCGCAGACTTTATGACATTGCAAATGTTTTGAGCAGCCTAGAGCTGATAAAGAAAGTGCATGTGACTGAAGATAGAGGAAGAAAGCCTGCTTTCAAGTGGACTGGGCCAGAAGACTTGCCATCTCCAAAGG ATCTGGGGACCTCAACTTCAACAGCAGCATCACGGCCTCTGGAGTCCCGTTCCTCTGTTGACAACTGTGCCAAAAATCTCTTTTCCTCACCCGGAACAAAGCGAGGTTTTACTCGACATCATTCCTTAGTCAAGCTGGTCAAGAGCATACAAGATGACCGCAGAAAAATCAACTCTGCTCCTTCTAGTCCAGTTAAAATGACAG GTGAATCTGCAAACGGTGAGTTCTACACAAACAAAATGGCTCACCTGGCTGCTATCTGCAAAAAGCAACTAGATGAACAATCAAC GGGCCATCGGGTTCAGTCTAAGAATGAGGTGACAGATGCTCTGAATGGAAGCACTTCACAAGTGTCCGAATCACCTGAATCCACGTCTGCTAGCAATCATCAGTCTCATGGGCCTTTGCGAATGCAGATCCCAGTTCTTCCCACAGGGGCGATTCCTTACCTTTCTAGCAAGTGCTCCCCGGTCATCCCGGTTCTGATACCCCAGCAGCAGGCAGGCGGGACATATGCTGTTTACATGCACCCCACTTCTCTCAGACCACAGCCCACTAGCCTAGCAGTGCGTTCAATGACATTTGAGAGCCCAGGAAATGCAAACACAAAGACATCACCAGCTGCCACAGCAAGCAGTAATCAAACCAACCAACCATCATCACACGGAAAAGAGCCGACAAGTCCTTCAACCCTTAAACGAGCGTGTGGAGAAAAGAGCTTAGCAGGAAGTCCATCTAAACTGCAGCGGATAGAGCCAAAG AGTGATTCACCAAAGCTGTGTGAGATTCTGCAAGCTCGTCTAAAGGCTCACAGAGGCTCTTTTGCCTCCAGCCGGCCTTCCCCAAGAGCCCTGCACCTGGAGTTCCCCAAACCCTCTGAGAGCCAGCCTGCCTCACTAATCACCAGCACAGCGCCTCTGGAGCACAGTGTGGAGACCTTCCTGGAGGAGAAGGAGAAGGTTCAGACCTCAGACAGTGAGGCCGGACTGACGCCTGTCAGACCACCACCATCACAGGCCCAGAAGCTAAGCGTTCAGGACATGGTGCTGCCCTCTGGACCCATACATGCAGAG ACTTTGATCCCCGCAGGTTTTTTGATTCCGATCTCCCAGCAGTCTATTGTGAACTTCAGAGATCCACAATACTCCACTGGAGAAAGCTCCAGAGCCTCCACACCAACATACAACGTCTATCACACCCCAACTGCAG GTTCCAGACATCCTCTTCCTCAAGAAGTCACCCCCACCCGGCTCCCTCTCCACCGGATACCGTCTCTCTCTCCCTTCCCTTCTCAAGGGCATCGCATCCACAGCCCCAGTCCTGCCATTCTCAACTTCACCTTACAGAACCTGGGCCTTATCCCCGGCACCAGCACACCAAGCTCCACTCCTGAGCAGACCAGCACACTTCCATCTCCCCACCCGGGGCTCCCTCCACAGAGCATGATCTTTGTGAAGCCCATCTCACCTGCTCAAGCTCTGCAGCCGGCCTCCATAAACGGCCAGCCCGTAACACTCATCAGTATACCACAG CCTTTGGTAACCACACCTAAAGGGGCCTGTCAACACCTCCAGCAGAGTTTCTTCCACACGCCCGTCTCCTTCTCTACTGTGACCAACACCACGGCTCCCAGAAACATCTACATCCCTCAGAGAAAGCTTGATGTGAGTCCAGAGGACAGCTAA